The following coding sequences are from one Segnochrobactrum spirostomi window:
- a CDS encoding amino acid ABC transporter substrate-binding protein, whose translation MLSRLRTGLAKTAALTVLTTAAISAFSFAAHAGATLDAIKSRGVIKVGVGTSPGFFAPDSNGKWQGLFIDFGRALAITVFNDPNKVEFTSSSPQQRLPALQAGEFDVLLSGVTETITRSFKLGFDFGPVIFYDGQGLLVKKSLGITKGADLDGATIGVQSGTTGELNIADFFRKTGKSYTPVVFEDSKEFLAALESGRVDALTQDSSDLASRRTQAAHPDDYVLLPDRLSKEPLAPAIRGGDHDWLQIVNWTVYATIQAEELGITSKNIDDFLTSKDPSIQRFLGVDPSLGQAIGLDPKFAYNIIKTVGNYGEIFDRNVGKGTPLNFDRGLNQIWEKGGLLYSPPFR comes from the coding sequence ATGCTTTCCCGACTGAGAACAGGTCTGGCGAAGACCGCCGCTTTGACCGTCCTGACGACCGCCGCGATTTCGGCCTTTTCCTTTGCCGCCCACGCCGGCGCGACGCTCGATGCCATCAAGTCGCGCGGGGTCATCAAGGTCGGCGTCGGCACCTCGCCCGGCTTCTTCGCCCCCGACAGCAACGGCAAGTGGCAGGGGCTGTTCATCGATTTCGGTCGGGCACTGGCCATCACCGTCTTCAACGACCCGAACAAGGTGGAGTTCACCTCGTCTTCGCCGCAGCAGCGTCTGCCGGCGCTGCAGGCCGGCGAGTTCGACGTCCTGCTGTCCGGCGTGACCGAGACGATCACCCGCTCGTTCAAGCTCGGCTTCGATTTCGGGCCGGTCATCTTCTATGACGGCCAGGGCCTGCTGGTGAAGAAGTCGCTCGGCATCACCAAGGGCGCCGATCTCGACGGCGCCACCATCGGCGTCCAGAGCGGCACCACGGGCGAGCTCAACATCGCGGACTTCTTCCGCAAGACGGGCAAGAGCTACACGCCGGTCGTGTTCGAGGACAGCAAGGAATTCCTCGCCGCGCTCGAATCCGGCCGCGTCGACGCGCTCACCCAGGATTCCTCCGATCTCGCCTCGCGGCGGACCCAGGCGGCGCACCCGGACGATTACGTGCTGCTTCCGGATCGCCTCTCGAAGGAGCCGTTGGCGCCCGCGATCCGCGGCGGCGACCACGACTGGCTGCAGATCGTCAACTGGACGGTCTACGCGACGATCCAGGCCGAAGAGCTCGGCATCACGTCGAAGAACATCGACGACTTCCTGACCAGCAAGGACCCCTCGATCCAGCGCTTTCTCGGCGTCGATCCCTCGCTCGGCCAGGCCATCGGCCTCGATCCGAAGTTCGCCTACAACATCATCAAGACCGTGGGCAATTATGGCGAGATCTTCGATCGCAATGTCGGCAAGGGCACGCCGCTCAACTTCGATCGCGGCCTGAACCAGATCTGGGAGAAGGGCGGTCTGCTCTATTCCCCGCCGTTCCGGTGA